The following coding sequences are from one Bacillus sp. (in: firmicutes) window:
- a CDS encoding phosphoglycerate mutase family protein, which produces MLIFLIRHLPTDWNKKGLLQGRRDVPIDPITPNVSKQIQKNKQLLNEMGPFDIVLTSTLKRTQQTATHYGFTNYRCEELLDELDFGSFEGIEKRKLIEKYQSEWLEHPRHLVLGESLADFENRIFAFLEKYASYQKILVFGHGSWIRAVTSIHEIGNVNKMNQIVVENNTLIPLDFINHSLGGNHHWVAH; this is translated from the coding sequence ATGCTTATTTTCTTAATTCGTCATTTACCGACGGATTGGAATAAGAAAGGACTGCTTCAAGGAAGAAGAGATGTCCCGATCGATCCAATCACACCAAATGTTTCGAAACAAATTCAAAAAAATAAACAACTATTAAATGAAATGGGTCCGTTTGATATCGTTCTAACTAGTACGTTAAAAAGAACCCAACAAACTGCCACTCATTATGGATTTACAAATTATAGATGTGAAGAACTCTTAGATGAGTTAGATTTTGGCTCATTTGAAGGCATAGAAAAAAGGAAATTAATTGAAAAATACCAAAGTGAGTGGTTGGAACATCCGAGACATCTCGTTTTGGGAGAAAGTCTTGCTGATTTTGAAAATCGGATTTTCGCTTTTTTAGAAAAATATGCATCCTATCAAAAGATTTTAGTATTTGGGCATGGTTCTTGGATCAGAGCAGTTACATCCATCCATGAAATCGGAAATGTCAATAAAATGAATCAGATTGTTGTTGAAAACAATACGTTAATACCATTGGATTTTATCAATCATTCTTTAGGGGGGAACCATCATTGGGTAGCACACTAA